The Bacillota bacterium genomic sequence TCTCGCGGCCACAGGCTCCGCAGTTGAGGCCGACGAACTTGGCCTCCTTGATCCCGACCAGCAGCAGGGCGCCTGAGTCGGCGACGTTCTGGCCGTCGCGATCGAAGTTCTTCTTCCCGGTCTCTTGGCCATACTTCTTCATCTCGGCGCCGAGCCTCTTCAGATCCTTGCCGGTGACCACCTTGGTCACGACGAAATCCTTGCCACCCGTCTTGGGGGCCGTCCGGGCGGCCAGGTCCATGAGTTGGGCCACGCTCTTGAGGATCTCTTCCACCATCGACCACTCCATTTCTCTTGGCCGGATACTGGCCTGGACGGATGATTCAGCGCCGGGGGCCGAATGACCTTCAGACAGGCCCGACGGCCGCGGAGAGCGGCCCTTTATCGGCAGGATTTACCTGGATTGGTAGAGAATGACCTGGCATTTCCATCTAAAGAACGTGACCCGACGAGCCA encodes the following:
- a CDS encoding DUF2148 domain-containing protein, which produces MVEEILKSVAQLMDLAARTAPKTGGKDFVVTKVVTGKDLKRLGAEMKKYGQETGKKNFDRDGQNVADSGALLLVGIKEAKFVGLNCGACGREKCTDLEAAHEGPEFAGPFCAWRYVDLGLALGSAAKTAGLLNADNRIMYRVGVTAKKLGLVDADVVVGLPLSATGKSIYFDRG